The proteins below come from a single Panicum hallii strain FIL2 chromosome 7, PHallii_v3.1, whole genome shotgun sequence genomic window:
- the LOC112900399 gene encoding pathogenesis-related protein 1A-like has product MSFLTYITILSLLALADTLPSDAASTAVAPPPLRAPRGPATVAQFLSAINAARADAGVLPLSWNTTVAQRAKLQLSWLRASAGCDLSKKDGYPTRLHEAMTFFRGPNSRPTPADAVATWVSERQWYDRGTDACAPGQECGSYKLVVALEWRQLGCALVACPSGGAVAACAYLP; this is encoded by the coding sequence ATGTCTTTCTTAACCTACATCACCATCCTCTCACTGCTGGCTCTGGCAGACACGCTGCCCTCGGACGCCGCCTCCACTGCCGTGGCGCCACCTCCACTCCGCGCCCCTCGCGGCCCGGCCACCGTCGCGCAGTTCCTGTCCGCGATCAACGCCGCGCGCGCCGACGCCGGGGTGCTGCCACTGTCGTGGAACACGACCGTGGCGCAGCGCGCCAAGCTGCAATTGAGCTGGCTCCGTGCCTCGGCTGGGTGCGACCTGAGCAAGAAGGACGGGTACCCGACACGATTGCATGAGGCCATGACCTTCTTCCGCGGCCCCAACAGCCGCCCGACGCCCGCGGACGCGGTGGCGACGTGGGTGTCCGAGCGGCAGTGGTACGACCGGGGTACCGACGCGTGCGCGCCCGGCCAGGAGTGCGGTAGCTACAAGCTGGTGGTGGCCCTGGAGTGGCGGCAGCTCGGGTGCGCCCTGGTGGCGTGCCCGtccggcggcgcggtggcggcgTGCGCGTACCTACCGTAG
- the LOC112901656 gene encoding uncharacterized protein LOC112901656 isoform X1: MYQKTGRITLMDPGQEKGSSPPFAILTNVPRTDEETKEIKRQRERAHFASLSAEQRNERNKRKRESYRRKKEMCMNIENENTMPDEPHQQEENNLGSGNEVVKIRATFDTPDVGCKQGLVEAHDIIEQDVTTQTYENMIKS, encoded by the exons ATGTATCAGAAAACCGGACGGATCACGCTCATGGATCCAGGCCAGGAGAAAGGCAGTAGTCCTCCATTTGCTATTTTGACAAATGTGCCACGAACGG ATGAGGAAACAAAGGAGATTAAGAGGCAGCGGGAGCGAGCACATTTTGCTTCATTATCTGCCGAGCAGAGGAATGAGCGTAACAAGAGGAAACGTGAGTCatacaggaggaagaaggagatgTGTATGAATATAGAAAATGAAAATACGATGCCGGACGAACCACATCAACAAG AAGAGAACAACTTAGGGTCCGGCAATGAAGTCGTAAAGATCAGGGCTACATTCG ATACTCCCGACGTTGGATGCAAACAGGGGTTAGTTGAAGCTCATGATATCATTGAGCAGGATGTCACGACCCAAACTTATGAAAACATGATTAAAAGCTAA
- the LOC112901656 gene encoding uncharacterized protein LOC112901656 isoform X2: protein MDPGQEKGSSPPFAILTNVPRTDEETKEIKRQRERAHFASLSAEQRNERNKRKRESYRRKKEMCMNIENENTMPDEPHQQEENNLGSGNEVVKIRATFDTPDVGCKQGLVEAHDIIEQDVTTQTYENMIKS, encoded by the exons ATGGATCCAGGCCAGGAGAAAGGCAGTAGTCCTCCATTTGCTATTTTGACAAATGTGCCACGAACGG ATGAGGAAACAAAGGAGATTAAGAGGCAGCGGGAGCGAGCACATTTTGCTTCATTATCTGCCGAGCAGAGGAATGAGCGTAACAAGAGGAAACGTGAGTCatacaggaggaagaaggagatgTGTATGAATATAGAAAATGAAAATACGATGCCGGACGAACCACATCAACAAG AAGAGAACAACTTAGGGTCCGGCAATGAAGTCGTAAAGATCAGGGCTACATTCG ATACTCCCGACGTTGGATGCAAACAGGGGTTAGTTGAAGCTCATGATATCATTGAGCAGGATGTCACGACCCAAACTTATGAAAACATGATTAAAAGCTAA